A genome region from Geodermatophilus bullaregiensis includes the following:
- a CDS encoding peptidoglycan D,D-transpeptidase FtsI family protein, whose translation MPLPPRDPEPGRRAAPRTVARGARSGAPLRPAAPPRPAASRPAVPRGSRDPGPRDPGSRSGGPHAGASRAGAFAPRRAPGSRRGGRPLTSGPRRLWWGLVLVVVPLLVVTGKLVLLQGVDGGAYANAAEQDRLQTHPIAALRGAVVDRDGNPFAYTVEASRVVADPTVVDDPERTALALSALLDVPVDELTERLTAEGRYVVLARQVPPETTDAVDELGLAGVSFEDDPVRLYPAGAVGGQVVGWVGRDGAGLGGVELRFEDALAGTDGQRRVEVGSGGNPIPSGIDESTPATDGSTVELTVDQDVQFTMEQRLAQACADGATTRASAVVLDVHTGEVVAMGSCPGYDPARAGSTDPDLLGNPVVSDVFEPGSVMKAVTLAAAIEEGRAAPDTVLTVDGHIQAGDVVVTDAHDHAPVDWTVTGILAKSSNVGTIMLAREVGDATLERYLRAFGVGEETGIELPGESAGILESSADWTESRAANVPIGQGLSVTTLQMASVFQAIANDGVRVPPRLVESVTAPDGTTSTPEAPEATRVIGEDTAEDLAYVLEAVVGPGGTAPLGEVDGYRVAGKTGTAQRANPECGCYEGGGYVTTFVGFAPADDPQYVVAVDLERPTSSAEGGQVAAPVFADVMRYVLTNGGVVPSGTARPDFALTGADLAAARPGGDGGGTGTGTPAAGD comes from the coding sequence GTGCCGCTCCCTCCCCGCGACCCCGAGCCGGGCCGCCGCGCGGCTCCCCGCACGGTCGCCCGGGGCGCCCGCTCCGGTGCGCCGCTGCGTCCCGCCGCACCACCGCGCCCGGCCGCGTCCCGGCCGGCCGTCCCGCGCGGCTCCCGCGACCCGGGCCCGCGCGACCCCGGCTCCCGCTCCGGCGGGCCGCACGCCGGCGCCAGCCGCGCCGGCGCCTTCGCCCCCCGCCGTGCCCCGGGCAGCCGGCGCGGCGGGCGGCCGCTGACCTCGGGGCCGCGCCGGCTGTGGTGGGGCCTGGTGCTCGTCGTCGTCCCGCTGCTGGTGGTGACCGGCAAGCTGGTGCTGCTGCAGGGCGTCGACGGCGGCGCCTACGCCAACGCCGCCGAGCAGGACCGGTTGCAGACCCACCCGATCGCGGCGCTGCGCGGGGCCGTCGTCGACCGCGACGGCAACCCGTTCGCCTACACCGTCGAGGCGTCCCGGGTGGTCGCCGACCCGACCGTCGTCGACGACCCGGAGCGCACCGCGCTGGCGCTGAGCGCGCTGCTCGACGTCCCCGTCGACGAGCTCACCGAGCGGCTCACCGCCGAGGGCCGCTACGTCGTCCTGGCCCGGCAGGTGCCGCCGGAGACCACCGACGCCGTCGACGAGCTCGGCCTGGCCGGCGTCTCCTTCGAGGACGACCCGGTGCGGCTCTACCCGGCCGGCGCCGTCGGGGGTCAGGTCGTGGGCTGGGTCGGCCGCGACGGCGCGGGCCTGGGCGGTGTGGAGCTGCGCTTCGAGGACGCCCTGGCCGGCACCGACGGGCAGCGGCGGGTCGAGGTCGGCAGCGGCGGCAACCCGATCCCGTCGGGCATCGACGAGTCGACCCCGGCCACCGACGGCAGCACCGTCGAGCTGACCGTCGACCAGGACGTCCAGTTCACGATGGAGCAGCGGCTGGCGCAGGCCTGCGCCGACGGCGCCACCACCCGCGCCTCGGCGGTCGTCCTCGACGTGCACACCGGCGAGGTGGTGGCCATGGGCTCCTGCCCGGGCTACGACCCCGCCCGGGCCGGCAGCACCGACCCCGACCTGCTGGGCAACCCGGTGGTCTCCGACGTCTTCGAGCCCGGCTCGGTCATGAAGGCGGTGACCCTGGCCGCCGCGATCGAGGAGGGCAGGGCCGCCCCGGACACCGTGCTCACCGTCGACGGCCACATCCAGGCCGGCGACGTCGTGGTCACCGACGCCCACGACCACGCGCCGGTCGACTGGACGGTGACCGGCATCCTCGCCAAGTCCAGCAACGTCGGCACGATCATGCTGGCCCGCGAGGTGGGCGACGCGACGCTCGAGCGGTACCTGCGCGCCTTCGGCGTGGGGGAGGAGACCGGCATCGAGCTGCCCGGCGAGAGCGCCGGCATCCTCGAGAGCTCCGCCGACTGGACCGAGAGCCGCGCGGCCAACGTGCCGATCGGCCAGGGCCTGTCGGTGACGACGCTGCAGATGGCCTCGGTCTTCCAGGCCATCGCCAACGACGGCGTCCGCGTCCCGCCGCGGCTGGTCGAGTCGGTGACCGCTCCCGACGGGACGACGTCGACCCCCGAGGCCCCCGAGGCCACCCGCGTGATCGGCGAGGACACCGCTGAGGACCTGGCGTACGTGCTCGAGGCGGTCGTCGGCCCCGGCGGCACCGCCCCGCTGGGCGAGGTCGACGGCTACCGGGTGGCGGGCAAGACCGGGACGGCGCAGCGGGCCAACCCCGAGTGCGGCTGCTACGAGGGCGGCGGCTACGTGACGACGTTCGTCGGGTTCGCCCCGGCCGACGACCCGCAGTACGTCGTCGCCGTCGACCTCGAGCGGCCCACCAGCTCCGCGGAGGGCGGCCAGGTCGCCGCGCCCGTCTTCGCCGACGTCATGCGCTACGTGCTCACCAACGGCGGGGTGGTGCCCTCGGGCACGGCGCGGCCGGACTTCGCGCTCACCGGCGCGGACCTCGCCGCCGCCAGGCCGGGCGGCGACGGCGGCGGCACGGGGACGGGCACCCCCGCCGCGGGCGACTGA
- a CDS encoding DUF58 domain-containing protein produces MTGPLRTALTSLTLRGRCLVAAGLTLLGLGALLGERPLAQLAVFVLALPLLSALAVARQRVRVAARRTVSPTRVPRGEDAEVRLELTNAERRTGRLWLLTEQLPPELGPSPRFVVERLAGGDTTALRYRVHGSRRGRFRLGPLRLRLVDPFGLVQRTTSGTDDAPLLVVPRVRQLGPGGPAGGQGGGGEGARRSIAVHGEDDVSTRAYRHGDDLRKVHWRATARTGELMVRMEERPWRAQAALLLDTRVRAHLLSRATAPGAAAGTAVPGPPGDPSPPPDSFEWLVEAAASIGTHLARRGAVVHVVTEAGELGPSDGHGGRGRGGLGPGELLDRMAALVPSRGARLTPAAHLLARVAGDGPVVALLGAVSPEDLPELVAARSGPASDVAVLLDVGSWAEAGRGRRALSGAARASLTAQLEESAALLRGAGWQVVVASAGRTVEAVWAELGHTHGAGTRAASGLGVPA; encoded by the coding sequence GTGACCGGCCCGCTGCGGACCGCGCTCACGTCGCTCACCCTGCGCGGCCGCTGCCTGGTCGCCGCGGGGCTCACCCTCCTCGGGCTCGGCGCGCTGCTCGGTGAGCGGCCCCTGGCCCAGCTCGCCGTCTTCGTGCTGGCCCTGCCGCTGCTGTCGGCCCTGGCCGTGGCCCGGCAGCGGGTCCGCGTCGCCGCCCGCCGCACCGTGTCGCCCACGCGGGTGCCGCGCGGGGAGGACGCCGAGGTGCGGCTCGAGCTCACCAACGCCGAGCGGCGCACCGGTCGGCTGTGGCTGCTGACCGAGCAGCTGCCCCCCGAGCTCGGGCCCTCGCCCCGCTTCGTCGTCGAGCGGCTGGCCGGCGGCGACACCACCGCGCTGCGCTACCGCGTGCACGGGAGCCGCCGCGGCCGCTTCCGGCTCGGTCCGCTGCGGCTGCGGCTGGTCGACCCCTTCGGGCTGGTCCAGCGCACCACCAGCGGCACCGATGACGCCCCGCTGCTCGTGGTGCCGCGGGTGCGGCAGCTGGGGCCGGGCGGCCCGGCCGGTGGGCAGGGCGGCGGCGGCGAGGGCGCCCGCCGGTCGATCGCGGTGCACGGCGAGGACGACGTGAGCACCCGCGCGTATCGGCACGGCGACGACCTGCGCAAGGTGCACTGGCGGGCGACCGCGCGGACCGGGGAGCTCATGGTGCGGATGGAGGAGCGGCCGTGGCGGGCCCAGGCGGCGCTGCTGCTGGACACCCGGGTCCGCGCCCACCTGCTCAGCCGCGCGACCGCGCCCGGTGCGGCCGCCGGGACCGCCGTCCCCGGTCCGCCCGGCGACCCGTCGCCGCCGCCGGACAGCTTCGAGTGGCTGGTGGAGGCCGCGGCGAGCATCGGCACGCACCTGGCCCGTCGCGGGGCGGTGGTGCACGTGGTCACCGAGGCCGGCGAGCTCGGCCCCTCCGACGGGCACGGCGGCCGGGGCCGCGGCGGTCTGGGTCCCGGCGAACTGCTCGACCGGATGGCCGCGCTGGTGCCCTCCCGTGGGGCGCGCCTGACCCCGGCGGCGCACCTGCTCGCCCGGGTGGCCGGCGACGGCCCGGTGGTGGCGCTGCTGGGCGCCGTCAGCCCCGAGGACCTCCCAGAGCTGGTCGCCGCCCGCTCGGGGCCGGCCTCCGACGTCGCCGTCCTGCTCGACGTGGGCAGCTGGGCGGAGGCCGGCCGTGGCCGGCGGGCGCTGTCGGGAGCGGCCCGCGCCTCGCTGACCGCCCAGCTCGAGGAGTCCGCGGCACTGCTGCGCGGCGCCGGCTGGCAGGTCGTGGTCGCCTCGGCCGGCCGCACGGTGGAGGCGGTGTGGGCCGAGCTGGGCCACACGCACGGAGCGGGGACGCGCGCAGCGAGCGGCCTGGGGGTGCCGGCGTGA
- a CDS encoding AAA family ATPase, whose amino-acid sequence MTDTMRAADGTAGLPVDVATEGARIAANVSRVVQGKPGVVHLALVVLLAEGHLLVEDVPGVGKTTLAKALAASIDASVRRIQFTPDLLPSDVTGVSVYDQESRAFEFKPGAVFANVVVADEINRASPKTQSALLECMEERQVTVDGVSYELARPFLVVATQNPVEMEGTYPLPEAQRDRFTARVSMGYPDREAEVAMLDDRGTTDPLATLAPVADAAAVRAMVTAVQALHVSDAVRRYVVALVEASRRSPELRLGASPRAGLQLLRTARASAALAGRDHVLPDDVQAMATPVLAHRLLLTPDAAAARRTPEQVVSGLLAAVPVLRGR is encoded by the coding sequence GTGACCGACACCATGCGTGCGGCGGACGGGACGGCCGGTCTCCCGGTCGACGTCGCCACGGAGGGCGCGCGGATCGCCGCCAACGTCTCCCGGGTCGTGCAGGGCAAGCCCGGCGTGGTGCACCTGGCGCTCGTGGTCCTGCTGGCCGAGGGACACCTGCTCGTCGAGGACGTGCCCGGGGTCGGCAAGACGACGCTGGCCAAGGCGCTGGCGGCCTCGATCGACGCCAGCGTGCGCCGCATCCAGTTCACGCCCGACCTGCTGCCCAGCGACGTGACCGGGGTGTCGGTCTACGACCAGGAGAGCCGCGCCTTCGAGTTCAAGCCGGGCGCGGTCTTCGCCAACGTGGTCGTCGCCGACGAGATCAACCGGGCCTCGCCCAAGACGCAGTCGGCGCTGCTGGAGTGCATGGAGGAGCGGCAGGTCACCGTCGACGGCGTCAGCTACGAGCTGGCCCGCCCCTTCCTCGTCGTCGCCACGCAGAACCCGGTGGAGATGGAGGGCACCTATCCCCTCCCCGAGGCCCAGCGCGACCGGTTCACCGCGCGCGTCTCCATGGGCTACCCCGACCGGGAGGCCGAGGTCGCCATGCTCGACGACCGCGGCACCACCGACCCGCTGGCCACGCTGGCCCCGGTCGCCGACGCCGCCGCCGTCCGGGCGATGGTGACCGCGGTGCAGGCGCTGCACGTCTCCGACGCCGTCCGCCGCTACGTCGTCGCCCTCGTCGAGGCCAGCCGCCGCTCCCCCGAGCTGCGCCTGGGCGCCTCCCCGCGAGCCGGCCTGCAGCTGCTGCGCACCGCCCGCGCCAGCGCCGCGCTGGCCGGCCGCGACCACGTCCTGCCCGACGACGTCCAGGCGATGGCCACGCCGGTGCTCGCCCACCGCCTGCTGCTCACCCCCGATGCCGCGGCCGCCCGGCGCACGCCCGAGCAGGTCGTGTCCGGGCTGCTGGCCGCCGTCCCCGTCCTGCGAGGGCGCTGA
- the mraY gene encoding phospho-N-acetylmuramoyl-pentapeptide-transferase, protein MKSVLVAASLGLIISILATPLAVRTFRRRGFGQEIRDDGPESHLSKKGTPTMGGTVIVGATVGGYLIAHLFLIGQPGRGVTATGLLLLFLMVGLGTVGFLDDYLKIRHRRSLGLNKTAKLVGQLVVGVGFAVLGLNFPDEGGITPASESVSYVRDIEPLFLGSVGFVVLAYLFIAGFSNAVNLTDGLDGLAAGCSAMVFGAYVVMSFWQFTHDCVAAAVDGCYQVRDPLDVTLVAAAAMGACLGFLWWNTSPARIFMGDTGSLALGGLMAGIAVVTRTELLLVVLGGLFVAVTLSVVIQVAFFRATRRRVFRMAPLHHHFELAGWAENTVIVRFWLVTGMAVAFGLGLFYADWLTVTGL, encoded by the coding sequence GTGAAGTCCGTCCTCGTCGCCGCGTCCCTCGGGCTGATCATCTCGATCCTCGCCACGCCGCTGGCCGTGCGCACCTTCCGGCGCCGCGGCTTCGGCCAGGAGATCCGCGACGACGGCCCCGAGTCGCACCTGTCGAAGAAGGGCACGCCCACGATGGGCGGCACCGTCATCGTCGGGGCGACCGTCGGCGGCTACCTGATCGCCCACCTCTTCCTGATCGGCCAGCCCGGCCGCGGCGTCACCGCCACCGGCCTGCTGCTGCTGTTCCTCATGGTGGGGCTGGGCACCGTCGGGTTCCTCGACGACTACCTGAAGATCCGCCACCGGCGCAGCCTGGGCCTGAACAAGACGGCGAAGCTGGTCGGCCAGCTGGTCGTGGGGGTGGGCTTCGCCGTCCTCGGGCTCAACTTCCCCGACGAGGGCGGGATCACCCCGGCGTCGGAGTCGGTCTCCTACGTCCGCGACATCGAGCCGCTGTTCCTCGGCTCGGTCGGCTTCGTCGTCCTGGCGTACCTGTTCATCGCCGGGTTCTCCAACGCGGTCAACCTCACCGACGGCCTCGACGGGCTGGCGGCCGGCTGCTCGGCGATGGTGTTCGGCGCCTACGTCGTCATGAGCTTCTGGCAGTTCACGCACGACTGCGTCGCCGCCGCGGTCGACGGCTGCTACCAGGTGCGCGACCCGCTCGACGTCACCCTGGTCGCGGCCGCGGCCATGGGGGCGTGCCTGGGCTTCCTGTGGTGGAACACCAGCCCGGCGCGGATCTTCATGGGCGACACCGGCTCGCTGGCCCTCGGCGGCCTGATGGCCGGCATCGCCGTCGTCACCCGCACCGAGCTGCTGCTCGTCGTCCTCGGCGGCCTGTTCGTCGCGGTCACGCTGTCGGTGGTCATCCAGGTGGCGTTCTTCCGCGCCACCCGCCGCCGGGTCTTCCGCATGGCGCCGCTGCACCACCACTTCGAGCTGGCCGGGTGGGCGGAGAACACGGTGATCGTGCGGTTCTGGCTCGTGACCGGGATGGCCGTGGCCTTCGGTCTGGGGCTGTTCTACGCCGACTGGCTGACCGTCACCGGCCTGTGA
- the rsmH gene encoding 16S rRNA (cytosine(1402)-N(4))-methyltransferase RsmH, whose translation MDSPEAVPPAAQDSALPVPAQDSAHSLPALPVPAPSTPAHVPVLLERVTELLGPACAADGAVLVDATLGLAGHALALLDAHPGLRLVGLDRDPQARAEAAARIAAAGHTGRATLVPAVFDELPDVLDRLGLTEVQAVLFDLGVSSLQLDRPERGFSYAGDGPLDMRMDPGAPRTAADVVNTYPAADLARVLRVYGEERFASRIASAIVRERSRAPFTNTERLAHLVRESIPAATRRTGGHPAKRTFQALRIEVNDELGALRRALPAALDALAVGGRLAVITFHSLEDRIVKQALAAGATDRTPPELPVRLPEYGPVLRLLTRGGEAPSEAEVAANPRAASARVRAAERTRRAA comes from the coding sequence ATGGACAGCCCCGAGGCCGTGCCGCCCGCGGCGCAGGACTCGGCGCTCCCGGTCCCGGCGCAGGACTCGGCGCACTCGCTCCCGGCGCTCCCGGTCCCGGCGCCCTCGACCCCCGCGCACGTGCCCGTCCTGCTCGAGCGGGTCACCGAGCTGCTCGGCCCCGCCTGCGCCGCCGACGGCGCCGTGCTCGTCGACGCCACCCTCGGCCTGGCCGGTCACGCCCTGGCCCTCCTCGACGCCCACCCCGGACTGCGCCTCGTCGGCCTGGACCGCGACCCGCAGGCACGCGCCGAGGCCGCCGCCCGCATCGCCGCCGCCGGCCACACCGGGCGCGCCACCCTGGTGCCCGCCGTCTTCGACGAGCTGCCCGACGTGCTCGACCGGCTGGGGCTGACCGAGGTGCAGGCGGTGCTGTTCGACCTCGGCGTCTCCTCGCTGCAGCTGGACCGCCCCGAGCGCGGCTTCAGCTACGCCGGCGACGGGCCGCTCGACATGCGGATGGACCCCGGCGCCCCCCGCACCGCCGCCGACGTCGTCAACACCTACCCGGCCGCGGACCTGGCCCGGGTGCTGCGGGTGTACGGCGAGGAGCGCTTCGCCTCGCGGATCGCGTCGGCGATCGTCCGCGAGCGGTCGCGCGCGCCGTTCACGAACACCGAGCGGCTGGCGCACCTGGTGCGCGAGTCGATCCCCGCGGCCACCCGGCGCACCGGCGGGCACCCCGCCAAGCGGACCTTCCAGGCCCTGCGCATCGAGGTCAACGACGAGCTGGGCGCCCTCCGGCGGGCACTCCCGGCGGCGCTGGACGCCCTCGCCGTCGGGGGCCGGCTGGCCGTCATCACCTTCCACTCCCTCGAGGACCGGATCGTGAAGCAGGCCCTGGCCGCCGGCGCCACCGACCGCACGCCGCCGGAGCTGCCGGTCCGGCTGCCCGAGTACGGGCCGGTCCTGCGGCTGCTCACCCGCGGCGGCGAGGCGCCGTCGGAGGCCGAGGTGGCCGCCAACCCGCGTGCGGCCTCGGCCCGCGTCCGCGCCGCCGAGCGCACCCGGCGGGCCGCGTGA
- a CDS encoding UDP-N-acetylmuramoyl-tripeptide--D-alanyl-D-alanine ligase: MIALTLAEVAEAVGAALPHAAEGTVTGVTLDSRGVSAGDLFIAVAGERVDGHDYLDAAAAAGAVAALTSRPGGPLPALVVEDTVAALGRLAALVHGRLTGGGLVTLGITGSSGKTSTKDLLGQVLATTGPTVSPPGSYNNDIGLPLTVLSADADTRYLVLEMGARGIGHIARLCAVARPDVGVVLNVGSAHLGEFGSADVIAQAKGELVEALPEPGTAVLNADDPRVAGMAPRTRARVVTTGRSAGADVRATAVTLDDAARARFTLVARGPAGVEEHPVALQVVGEHQVANALSAAGAALAAGLTPAAVAAALSAAQPRSRWRMEVTRRADGVTVVNDAYNANPESMRAALAALAGLAGTRRVAVLGGMAELGPDAVPEHERLGRDAVAAGVDLVVAVGPDAVGIATGATAAGAREGEGVVSVPDRVAARELLSEVLVPGDVVLVKASRSHGLELLAADLLAAEAGA; encoded by the coding sequence GTGATCGCCCTGACCCTCGCCGAGGTCGCGGAGGCCGTCGGCGCAGCGTTGCCGCACGCCGCCGAGGGGACCGTCACCGGTGTGACCCTCGACTCGCGCGGCGTCTCCGCCGGCGACCTGTTCATCGCCGTGGCCGGCGAGCGCGTCGACGGCCACGACTACCTGGACGCCGCCGCGGCCGCCGGCGCCGTCGCCGCGCTGACCAGCCGTCCCGGTGGGCCGCTGCCGGCGCTCGTCGTCGAGGACACCGTCGCCGCCCTCGGCCGGCTGGCCGCGCTGGTGCACGGCCGGCTCACCGGGGGTGGGCTGGTCACGCTCGGCATCACCGGCTCGTCGGGCAAGACCTCGACCAAGGACCTGCTCGGCCAGGTGCTGGCCACCACCGGGCCCACGGTCAGCCCGCCCGGCTCGTACAACAACGACATCGGCCTGCCGCTCACCGTGCTCTCGGCCGACGCGGACACCCGCTACCTCGTGCTGGAGATGGGCGCGCGCGGGATCGGGCACATCGCCCGGCTGTGCGCCGTCGCCCGGCCCGACGTCGGCGTGGTCCTCAACGTCGGCTCGGCGCACCTGGGGGAGTTCGGCTCGGCCGACGTCATCGCGCAGGCCAAGGGCGAGCTGGTCGAGGCGCTGCCGGAGCCGGGCACCGCCGTCCTCAACGCCGACGACCCGCGGGTGGCCGGCATGGCGCCGCGGACCCGCGCCCGGGTGGTCACCACCGGCCGCTCCGCCGGTGCCGACGTCCGGGCCACCGCCGTGACGCTGGACGACGCCGCCCGCGCCCGGTTCACCCTCGTGGCCCGCGGCCCCGCCGGTGTGGAGGAGCACCCGGTGGCGCTGCAGGTGGTGGGGGAGCACCAGGTCGCCAACGCGCTGTCGGCCGCCGGCGCCGCGCTGGCCGCCGGCCTGACCCCGGCCGCCGTCGCCGCCGCCCTGTCCGCGGCGCAGCCGCGCAGCCGCTGGCGCATGGAGGTCACCCGCCGCGCCGACGGCGTCACGGTGGTCAACGACGCCTACAACGCCAACCCCGAGTCGATGCGGGCCGCCCTGGCCGCGCTCGCGGGGCTGGCCGGCACCCGCCGGGTGGCCGTCCTCGGCGGCATGGCCGAGCTGGGTCCCGACGCCGTCCCCGAGCACGAGCGGCTGGGCCGCGACGCCGTCGCCGCGGGTGTGGACCTCGTCGTGGCCGTCGGACCCGATGCGGTAGGGATAGCGACGGGTGCCACGGCCGCCGGTGCCCGCGAGGGGGAGGGCGTGGTGTCCGTGCCCGACCGGGTGGCCGCCCGCGAACTGCTGTCGGAGGTGCTGGTGCCCGGTGACGTCGTGCTGGTGAAGGCCAGCCGGTCCCACGGGCTGGAACTGCTCGCCGCCGACCTGCTCGCCGCCGAGGCAGGCGCGTGA
- a CDS encoding UDP-N-acetylmuramoyl-L-alanyl-D-glutamate--2,6-diaminopimelate ligase: MSPTGPGSVPRPAGNRPLALRALADLVGDPVQGDPATAVTGVTLASTEVRPGDLYAALPGARTHGARFATDAAARGAVAVLTDPAGREQAAATGLPVCVVDDPRDRLGDVAARVYGEPAARLPVIGITGTNGKTTTSYLVEAGLAAAGRATGLIGTVQSRTRGRDGTEVALPSVRTTPEAPVLHALLATMAESGVDAVVMEVSSHALVQGRVGGVAFAAAGFTNLSQDHLDFHRDLEDYFRAKALLFDGRAAREVVVVDDEHGRRLAGMLGRRAVTVSAEGAAADWTATGVTTASDGGSAFTLTGPRGSRPARVRLPGRFNVTNAVLAAALLDAIGVPVDAALEGIATTVVPGRMEPVDAGQPFTAVVDYAHTPDAVATALAALRSATRGRLITVLGCGGDRDPGKRPAMGAAAALGSDLLVVTDDNPRSEDPAAIRAAMTAGVPADRRGAVEEVGDRRAAIARAVQLARPGDTVLVAGKGHETGQEVAGTVTPFDDRAVLREVLAALSPAGAARR; encoded by the coding sequence GTGAGCCCGACCGGACCCGGGTCGGTGCCCCGGCCAGCGGGGAACCGCCCGCTCGCCCTCCGTGCCCTCGCCGACCTCGTCGGCGACCCCGTGCAGGGCGACCCCGCCACCGCCGTCACCGGCGTCACGCTGGCCTCGACGGAGGTGCGGCCCGGTGACCTCTACGCCGCGCTGCCCGGCGCCCGGACCCACGGCGCCCGCTTCGCCACCGACGCCGCCGCCCGCGGCGCCGTCGCCGTCCTCACCGACCCGGCCGGCCGCGAGCAGGCGGCCGCGACCGGCCTGCCGGTCTGCGTGGTCGACGACCCCCGCGACCGCCTCGGCGACGTCGCCGCCCGCGTCTACGGCGAGCCCGCGGCGCGGCTGCCGGTCATCGGCATCACCGGCACCAACGGCAAGACGACGACGAGCTACCTGGTCGAGGCCGGCCTGGCCGCCGCCGGCCGCGCCACCGGCCTCATCGGCACCGTGCAGTCGCGCACCCGCGGCCGCGACGGCACCGAGGTCGCCCTCCCCAGCGTCCGCACCACCCCCGAGGCCCCGGTGCTGCACGCGCTGCTGGCCACCATGGCCGAGTCCGGCGTCGACGCCGTGGTCATGGAGGTCTCCAGCCACGCGCTGGTGCAGGGCCGGGTCGGCGGGGTGGCCTTCGCCGCCGCCGGGTTCACCAACCTCAGCCAGGACCACCTCGACTTCCACCGCGACCTGGAGGACTACTTCCGGGCCAAGGCGCTGCTCTTCGACGGCCGTGCCGCCCGCGAGGTCGTCGTGGTCGACGACGAGCACGGCCGCCGCCTGGCCGGGATGCTCGGCCGCCGCGCGGTGACCGTGTCCGCCGAGGGCGCAGCCGCGGACTGGACGGCGACCGGCGTCACCACCGCCTCCGACGGAGGCTCGGCGTTCACCCTGACCGGGCCCCGCGGCAGCCGGCCGGCCCGCGTCCGGCTGCCCGGGCGGTTCAACGTCACCAACGCCGTCCTCGCCGCCGCGCTGCTCGACGCGATCGGCGTGCCGGTGGACGCCGCGCTCGAGGGCATCGCCACCACGGTCGTCCCGGGGCGGATGGAGCCGGTCGACGCCGGACAGCCGTTCACCGCGGTCGTCGACTACGCGCACACCCCCGACGCCGTCGCCACCGCCCTCGCCGCGCTGCGGAGCGCGACCCGGGGCAGGCTGATCACCGTGCTCGGCTGTGGCGGTGACCGTGACCCCGGCAAGCGCCCGGCGATGGGCGCCGCCGCGGCCCTCGGCAGCGACCTGCTCGTCGTCACCGACGACAACCCCCGCTCGGAGGACCCCGCCGCCATCCGCGCCGCGATGACCGCCGGGGTGCCGGCCGACCGGCGCGGCGCCGTGGAGGAGGTCGGCGACCGGCGCGCGGCGATCGCCCGCGCGGTGCAGCTGGCCCGGCCCGGCGACACGGTGCTCGTCGCCGGCAAGGGACACGAGACGGGTCAGGAGGTCGCCGGCACCGTGACGCCGTTCGACGACCGCGCCGTGCTGCGCGAGGTGCTCGCCGCGCTGTCGCCCGCCGGGGCGGCCCGCCGGTGA
- the mraZ gene encoding division/cell wall cluster transcriptional repressor MraZ: MFVGSYTLRLDEKGRLALPVRFREQVAGGMVIKKGQERCIYGLTMARVAEQSSAAASMAPADTAEARMRARMSFGSMVEVEPDKTGRITIPADLRQYAHLDRDVVVVGVDTRFEIWDQATWDSYVEEQEAAFAAMESEGMPTLS, translated from the coding sequence GTGTTCGTCGGCAGCTACACGTTGCGCCTCGACGAGAAGGGCCGGCTCGCACTCCCGGTCCGGTTCCGCGAGCAGGTGGCCGGCGGCATGGTGATCAAGAAGGGCCAGGAGCGCTGCATCTACGGCCTCACCATGGCCCGGGTCGCCGAGCAGAGCAGCGCCGCCGCCTCGATGGCCCCCGCCGACACCGCCGAGGCCCGCATGCGCGCGCGCATGAGCTTCGGGTCGATGGTCGAGGTCGAGCCGGACAAGACCGGCCGCATCACCATCCCCGCCGACCTGCGGCAGTACGCCCACCTCGACCGCGACGTGGTCGTGGTCGGCGTCGACACGCGCTTCGAGATCTGGGACCAGGCCACGTGGGACTCCTACGTGGAAGAGCAGGAGGCGGCCTTCGCCGCCATGGAGAGCGAGGGGATGCCCACGCTGTCCTGA